Proteins encoded in a region of the Mycobacterium branderi genome:
- a CDS encoding WS/DGAT/MGAT family O-acyltransferase, with the protein MKRLSGTDAFFLSLENTAWPQHTAGLVILDPSSSAEFDHDRLRAHLEDRLRYLPEFRRRVQQVPLRLDRPVWADDPHFSLKAHVHRAAVPCPGGPRELGTLVGNLLAYPLDRSRPLWEAWCLEGLEGNRVAILLKQHHSMVDGISGAGLSDVLCDLEERPAKLPAAVPDDRSDPERSGIELVARGAFSALLSPPRMARLVRQAVGDAITTLGNLRRDEPPPRPLSAPRTSFNGVIGRRRDFAYCSLALDDVKRVKSHFGVTVNDVVLGAVSGALRRYLTERDELPERSLQATVPMSTRTTEDTELGNAVRPMVCSIATDIEDPVARLSAIHHNMTVVKELAQAQKTRSRVEVTDVAPPLLLTLLFRTIQAAKLEKRGPLSTNLIISNVPGPRTALYLAGARIEHIIPVGPLTMGMGINITVFSYRDAVDVGMQVDPALVDDPWALVDFVQEELNQLLAATRRKRPASVGRR; encoded by the coding sequence ATGAAGCGACTGTCAGGCACGGATGCCTTCTTCCTGTCTCTGGAGAACACGGCATGGCCACAACACACGGCAGGACTGGTGATCCTCGACCCGTCGTCTAGTGCGGAATTCGACCATGACAGGTTGCGGGCACACCTGGAGGATCGTCTTCGCTACCTTCCCGAATTCCGCCGCCGCGTGCAGCAGGTGCCGCTGCGACTCGACCGGCCGGTGTGGGCCGATGACCCTCATTTCAGCCTCAAGGCCCATGTGCACCGGGCGGCGGTGCCCTGTCCCGGCGGTCCGCGGGAATTGGGCACTTTAGTCGGCAACCTGCTCGCGTATCCGTTGGACAGATCCCGCCCACTGTGGGAGGCGTGGTGCCTGGAGGGGCTTGAAGGGAACCGCGTCGCGATCCTCTTGAAGCAGCACCACTCGATGGTCGACGGGATCTCCGGAGCCGGATTGTCCGACGTTCTCTGCGACCTCGAGGAGCGGCCGGCAAAGCTGCCGGCGGCGGTACCGGACGACCGGTCGGACCCGGAGCGATCGGGTATCGAACTCGTTGCCCGCGGGGCATTTTCGGCACTGCTATCGCCGCCCCGGATGGCACGGCTGGTACGGCAGGCCGTTGGCGACGCGATCACAACCCTCGGCAATCTGCGGCGAGACGAGCCGCCGCCCCGCCCCCTGAGCGCGCCCAGAACGTCGTTCAACGGTGTCATCGGGCGCCGCCGCGATTTCGCGTACTGTTCGTTGGCGCTCGACGACGTCAAGCGGGTGAAGAGTCACTTCGGCGTAACGGTCAACGACGTTGTTCTCGGCGCTGTTTCGGGCGCTCTGCGCCGCTACCTTACGGAGCGCGACGAGCTTCCGGAGCGAAGCCTGCAGGCGACCGTGCCGATGTCGACACGCACAACGGAGGACACCGAGCTCGGCAACGCGGTACGCCCGATGGTGTGCTCGATCGCCACGGACATCGAAGATCCGGTCGCCAGGCTGTCGGCGATCCACCACAACATGACCGTCGTGAAGGAGTTGGCACAGGCGCAGAAGACCAGAAGCAGGGTCGAGGTGACCGACGTCGCTCCGCCGCTTCTGCTCACCCTCCTGTTCCGCACCATTCAGGCCGCGAAACTCGAGAAGCGAGGGCCGTTGTCCACCAACTTGATCATTTCGAATGTGCCGGGTCCGCGGACTGCGCTGTATCTGGCGGGTGCGCGAATCGAGCACATCATTCCGGTGGGTCCGCTGACGATGGGCATGGGAATCAACATCACCGTTTTCAGCTACCGGGATGCGGTCGATGTCGGCATGCAGGTCGACCCGGCCTTGGTCGACGACCCTTGGGCCCTGGTCGATTTCGTGCAAGAAGAACTGAACCAGCTGTTGGCCGCCACTCGGCGCAAGCGCCCCGCTAGCGTGGGACGGCGGTAG